From Pseudobythopirellula maris:
CAGCAGCATCGGCCCGACCGCGAACCAGAGCGGCAGGCCCCGTCGCGCCAAGTAGAAGACCACGACCATCAGCGCGAGCCCGGCGAGCAACTGGTTCGTGGCGCCGAACAGCGGCCAGAGGATCAGCCCTCCCGTGCCCGGCCCTCCGGGCCCGGGGATCATCGCCACGGCGCCGCCGGCGATCACCGCCAGGCTAGTCGCCCCGTGCTTTCCTTGGAGCGGCGCTAAACGCAGTGTGTGGGCCAGTTCCTGGATCACGTAGCGCTGCAAGCGGGTGGCGGTGTCGAGCGTGGTCGCCGCGAAGCAAGCCACCAGCACCGCGATGATCGCCACGCAGAGCCGCCGAGGCAGGCCGAGCATCGCAACGAAGTTGGCGCCCCCTTCGACGAAGGCGCCCACCTTTTGCTTCAGGCCGATGCTCTTCCAGCCGCCGGTCGTCACGGCGGCGCCGTCGTCTGTCGTGACGGTGATGATTTGCGCCTGGTACCGCGACTCCCACGCTTGGCGTCCGGTGAGCATCTCGCCGTCGGGCCCGGGAACGCCCATGCCCAGCCCCGCGCAGCAGGCGAGTATCACCAGCACGGCGAGCCCCCCCTCCATGAGCATGGCGCCGTAGCCGATCGCTTGGGCGGCTTGCTCGTTGTCGACTTGCTTGCTCGTGGTTCCGCTCGCCACGAGACAGTGGAACCCGCTGCACGCGCCGCAGGCGATCGTGATGAACAAGAACGGCCAGATGGGCGGCGCGTCTGCCGGGACTTCCTGGGCGATGGCCGGGGCGGCGTTCAGGTCGGCGGCGCCCGTCGCGCACGCCACGGCCAAGCCCCCCACCAGCAACGCGACCGCCACCAGCAGTTGCTGGCTGTTGAGGTAGTCGCGCGGCTGCAGCAGCAGCCACACGGGCAGCACCGACGCCGCGTAGCAATAAACCAACAGGATCGCCGTCCACAACACGATCGGTGTGCCATACGCACCGAGCACGGGCAGGCTCGGCAGAGTGATCGGCCACACGTACACGCCGAGCCACACCGCCAGGTAAACCAAACCGAGCGCCGCGAGCGACAGCGGCAGCAGCGGCGCCCCGCGGCGGTGGACCAGGTAGCCGATCGCCAAGGCGAGGGGCATAGCGGTCCAAACGCTCAGCACCGATTCGGGGTACATGGCGAATATCGCCGCGATCACCAGCCCGAACACGCCGATCACCACCGTGAGCGCGAAGAACAGCACCAGCAGGAACAGCAGCCGGGCGCGGGGCGAGATCAACCGGCCGGCCGCCTCGCCTACGGTCTGGCCGCGGCTGCGGAGGCTCACCACGAGCGAGCCGAAGTCGTGCACCGCACCGACGAATATCGATCCCAGGACGACCCACAGCAAGGCGGGCAGCCAGCCCCAGAAGACCGCGATCGCCGGGCCCACGATCGGCCCCGTGCCGGCGATGCTCGTGAAGTGGTGTCCCAGCACCACGGAGCGGCGGGTGGGGACAAAATCGACGTCGTCCCGCAGCTCGTGGCTCGGCGTTTTGGCGAGCGGGTCGAGCCGGAACACCCGCCGTGCGAGCCAGCCGCCGTACACCCGGTAGGCGAGGCCCAACGCGGCGAACGAACCGATTGCGACAACGAGCGTAAGCATGCAAGCAACCCGATAGCCAAAAATACGATGAGCGGTAGGCGGCGTCGCCCCTGGGCGCCGATCCTATCGGCCCCTCCCGAGCGTCTATCGTAATCCGCTACTCGGCGATC
This genomic window contains:
- a CDS encoding carbon starvation CstA family protein, coding for MLTLVVAIGSFAALGLAYRVYGGWLARRVFRLDPLAKTPSHELRDDVDFVPTRRSVVLGHHFTSIAGTGPIVGPAIAVFWGWLPALLWVVLGSIFVGAVHDFGSLVVSLRSRGQTVGEAAGRLISPRARLLFLLVLFFALTVVIGVFGLVIAAIFAMYPESVLSVWTAMPLALAIGYLVHRRGAPLLPLSLAALGLVYLAVWLGVYVWPITLPSLPVLGAYGTPIVLWTAILLVYCYAASVLPVWLLLQPRDYLNSQQLLVAVALLVGGLAVACATGAADLNAAPAIAQEVPADAPPIWPFLFITIACGACSGFHCLVASGTTSKQVDNEQAAQAIGYGAMLMEGGLAVLVILACCAGLGMGVPGPDGEMLTGRQAWESRYQAQIITVTTDDGAAVTTGGWKSIGLKQKVGAFVEGGANFVAMLGLPRRLCVAIIAVLVACFAATTLDTATRLQRYVIQELAHTLRLAPLQGKHGATSLAVIAGGAVAMIPGPGGPGTGGLILWPLFGATNQLLAGLALMVVVFYLARRGLPLWFAVGPMLLMLVMPGWAMAEQIAEDFWPNRSTAWPLLLFGVAIMALQLWMVVEALLAWPRARGVLEAPAAAG